In Mobula birostris isolate sMobBir1 chromosome 2, sMobBir1.hap1, whole genome shotgun sequence, the genomic stretch ATGAAACATTATGATTTCTGaaattctgaattgtgtttcttcctGTATTTTGCATACTACTGAATATATCCAGCACTTTGTTATTTTAGAGTTCCAGAATATATTTTTTGATTTTCTATagtctttagagagggtgcagaggaggtgtaCCAGGATGCCGCCAGGATTACAGAGATGTCTTATGAGGTAGATTGAGTGTACCAGGTCTTCCCTTCTTGGAGAGGAGGTTGAGAGGTGtgttgatagaggtgcacaagataagaggcataaatcgaGGGGATaggcagagacattttcccagggcagaaatggctaatacgaggggcataactttaaagtgGTTGGAGGTAAATATGGACGGGGGGGTGAGGGCAGGTGTAAGAGgcagttttttttacatagagtgatgggtgcatggaacgtactcccaggggtggtggtgatagaggcagatatattagggacatttcagagactTTAGGGTAGACAtgcagatgaaagaaaaatggagggctatgtgggagggaaagggtaGATTGATGTTTGAATAGGTTaaagagtcagcacaacattgtgagctgaaggaccAGCACTCTGCTGTACTGTTTCACTAGAATAGACAATTAAATTCTGGATGGTTATGAGGCACAGCTGTCTTGACATTGTTGCCAACTCTTGATACATGGTAAACTTTGCGAAGGTAGAGTCCAttaaaccagtggtccccaaccaccgggctgcagagcatgcgctaccgggccgtgaggaaacgatatgatttggcgatatgagtcagctgcacctttcctcattccctgtcacagcctCTGTTGAGCAATTAAgcatgcaaggtcattacccgtgcgccatccatgtcagcgcgggaagaagatcaactcctcgtgcttgcaaatgacggcgggctgaaaagtatgtttgacataacatctctgccggcattccggatcaaagtcaaggctgaatatcctgagatagccacgaaagcactgaaaatgttgcttccatttccaacatatctctgcaatgaatgcaacgaaaactaacttgcggaatagactggacataaggaacctccttggagtatcgctgtctcccatcacccctcgatgggaccgtcttgttgagGGAAAACAAGCccggggctcccactgattcagtgatattggtgtgttgcaatgattttatatgttcatacggagaaaatatgtgctgtgtcttTAATattcaaatgttacttaaaatgttatgatgctattgacttacttatataaccatataacaattacagcacggaaacaggccatctctgcccttctagtccgtgctggaCGCtcctctcacctcgtcccaccgacctgcactcagcccataaccctccattcctttcctgtccatatacctatccaatttttctttaaataatatcgaacctgcctctaccacttctactggaagttcgttcaacacttacttcaagctcccctgtcctcccctgataattgacttatcgctatattcatgcgaggaaaatatgcgctgtatgtttaatattaaattcgttagatagacccttttagaaacgaaattgagtgtattagccatttatcacctatattccggtcgtgattaacatcccccaaaccccccccccccacaaccagtATCGCCAAaagcgatttgtagaaaaaatggGCACATACATGCATGCGCAaagcacgcatgcgcactggtgcccgcgcacggcttcatggtcattgtagtctctctgTGCAAACAACGTATTTGgctctactcttgtccgttgtCAACCCtacccccgcaccccccccccgaaccccgggttggccagtccgcaaaatattgtcaacatgaaaccggcccgcagtgcaaaaaaggttggggacccctgcattaaACCACAGAAAATGTGTGGATGTGATTGTTGAGAGCAGTGCTGATGTAAGTCTGTGGACTGCTGCACACAAATCCTTGGTGGGTATTGAATGGGGGCATTGTTACAATGTTTCAATTCTGCCACCTAAGACCAGGAAAAATCAGCCAGATTTCCCCCTTCTTGAATTGTTCCACTTCCTGCCAAGACTCCAGTGCAAATCTGGAGAGTGTATGGAAGTAGGTAAAAATAGCTTGAATGGGATGATGAGCATGCTCAACTGGACTCTCATTTTTCCATTATGTTGTAACAGCTCCAAAGTACTTGATGAGGCTGCAAAGCTCACTGGAGAGTTCTCAGGGAATGAAGGGCTTCAAATATGTCCAAGCCTTTTCTGGGACATGAGACCCTCCGCCCCATGCATTGAGGACTTTTGcagaaggcaatgcctcagaaaggtggcattcatcattgagGTCCCATGTCACCCAAGGTGTGCTCTCTGTCCTTGTTACaggagagaggaggtacaggaacctgaagacatacactcaatgttttaggatcagctttctccccctccaccgtcagatttctgaacgaatAATAAACCAACCCCTGAATGCTCCCTCACTaattttgctctcttcttgcacgaccttttaaattttttttattccgtggattccggttaattgggctgTTGGTTAATCGGTGCAGCCATTTAGTTAGAACTCATAAAGAAcaaaaatgaaatcaagaaaatagccgggattccatTTTTTcatttgggatactatgctgcCTAATTTGGGTAGGAGATTaatgctgaacagtttctaactagcatcagtctcGTGCACTTTCATGGTGATTAGATACTGTACTTAGAGTGATCAGTTTTTAAGTAGTGTCAATTCATGTGTTTGTGCtggaaaaagcagtgatttttgtcagtaATCAcaggtgagaaataagcagtaagacaattcagagctgTATTGCTCActctggtttcaagcattcaggcttggggaTGCCAGAAAtgggccaggagtgaaaatgaatgaCTTCACTGCTCTGGCAAGTTAGGAAGTACAAAgtatttgaaggtatcgacaatcatcttgatgTTACATGgaagtgaagatttggaggatgcaattgcctgaagcattgtatgaaagcggTCCACTttttgcactaggtgtctgcgctgacttttgttcatttacaatcaaaagaacacagcagatgaATCCCTCTGATGTTAACTGTTAGGAACTGATACACAGTTTTATTGTACTGTCAAGATATTGTCAATGTTCTTAttcgttctgtatttcatttaaatacatgaaTAGTTACTCAGTTAAAAAgtcatttgtctttttttatataacTTTTAAACTATTTATATGAAAATTTGGCTACctgggacagccacttaattgggccagaaTGTACCAGTCTCAATGTGTTCTATCTAACCAGAATCTActgcatatttcttattgtaatttatggtgtTTATTATGTACGGCGCTGcctcaaagcaacacatttcatgaccttCGTCAGTGACCTGATTATGATTTCTTAGGTCACTATTTTATGTAGACATGGCTTCCTACTAGATCAGATATTAATGCTTTGTAGATCCGAAATTAATGGTGTTGCTAAATCTTTGCTCATTCCATTAAATGAAGTACAAATTGATACTTGGGAAAGTATTTTCTCTTGGTAAGTTTGTGAAACAAGTCGATTTAAAACCTAGACATCAGAGATACAGTCTTATTTCACATCTGACTGTCTACACTTTAGTATATAATCAAAGAATGTCAGACAGCAAATTTTTATCTCAACAATTTATACAAGCTCCAGGATTTATATGTGGGTATACCCTCATCATTTAATATAATGAACCAACGGTAAATTGCTATTCAATAAAATATGTGACAAAGTCAAaaaggagagggtccagagaaggttatCAAGGATGATCCTGGgcatgaaagagttaacatatgaggagtgtttgatgcctctcggcctgtacttgctagagtttagaagaatgaagggtaatcttattgaaacctaccgaatattgaaaggcctagatagagtggacatggagaggatgcttccaaaaatgggtgagtctaggaccagagggctcagcctcacaatagaacgatgttcctttagaactgagatgaagaggaatttctttagctggaggctggtgaatctgtggaattcattgtcttagatggctgtggaggattagatagagtatatttaaagtagagtttgatagcttcttgattaataagggtgtcaaaggttatgaggagaatggggttgagaaggataataaatcgacCATGAtgcagtggtggagcagactcgataggccaactggccttattctgctgctatgtcttatggtcttaaggtcatCACAGCTGTCTGACCTAGAGTATGTCAAAGTCAAGGAATATGAATATGCGTGTTTAATTATTCTGGGTCCACGGGTTTCTCGTGTAGTGGACCCATTAAGCTTGATGAGCAGCACTCGAAGATTGGAGAGGCAAATTCGTTTTATTGGCCCTGACAATGGGAACAGAAGAAAGAGCAAAGATATTTGTGTAACCAAGGTGGATAAAGTGGCACAGAAAGTTATTGGAGTGATTCCAGGGAACAAATTGTGAAGTTGGTAGCTATCCGCATGCAAGAGGGAGAGGTAGAGTAGGTACTTGCAGTGGTATTAGATGGACCCAGAAATTATCTCTGCTCAGGCTGTTGCCTACACTTTATATTTCTAATTTAATATTTTAGAATTTAGAGTCAAAAACACAGTGTTACAATTTCAGAGattcaaggtttcaaaggtacatttaatgtcagaggaatgtccacaatatacatcctgaaatgctttttcttcgcaagcatccatgaaaacagaggaatgccccaaagaatgaatgacagttaaatgttagaaccccgaagCACCCCCAGCTGCCCCCCCCCcaacgtaagcggcagcaagcaacaatcctccCTCCATTGGCAAAAGCAAAGCAAGCATAGGCaccgccaccaagcactcaagtgtgagcaaagcaatagcaaagacacagacttgcaatcccgtggagggtcagacaccctgagccaataggctggtcctggacttatttccatctggcatagtttgcattttgttgtttgattgtttgtggtttttgtattgctatatttacgctctattcttggttggtgtggctgtaacaaaacccaatttccctcaggatcaatgaagtatatctatctatctatctatgtaccccaaagactttgcattTCACCCAGTGTTCTATCTCTCCCTAATGAGGGAGAAAGAAGTGTCTCCATATTCCCAgcaagcggggagacataacaaacaactcgctggtttacgatgttaaaagtctgttacgtcACTTTTTTTCCGAGACAGTTTGCAGAGACACgagattctgcatatgctggaaatcttgagcaacacacatgaaatggtgGGAGAGCTCATCAAATTTGACAGCACTTATGGAGGCAAATGAGCCAATAAACCTATACCTGCCCgaaatgtttactgtttatttccctccatagatgacacctgacttgctgagttcttccagtattcgGTGAATGTCACAAATTGCAGTTATCTCCTATGTTTGGTAGCATCAAAGGACAACTATAAAGATACTATAATGAAGTTtaaaatttggcatgtcattgtatgagtttcagtggctgagatattTCATAACAGCAAGCAATAAAATGGCTGCATGAGGTCATGGAAGATTATCCACTCAGAACCATCTTATGGCCTTAACCCTATAAAGTAtttccatcacccaggtcatgacctcttctcattgctaccttcaggaaggaggtccagAGGTCCacccactcaatgattcaggaacagcttcttcccctttgccagcagatttctgaatagacattgaacccatcaacactacctcactacttttttttacacTGCTTGCTGATAATTCTTAATCTCAGCCCTGAATACCCTTCATGACAGAAAATCTACAGGCCTCTGAATAGAGGATTCCAAAGATTAGTGAGAAATGAGTTTGCATTTATTTTAGCAAATACTCCCCTCAGGAGAACGGGGGACTAGGAAGAAATATGGACTAAAAGGGAATACATAAAAAGAAAATCAAGCTCTAGAGCATGGGgtattttttatgccatggagccttaccattaactgaggggtccatggattcTGGGTTGGGAGTTCCTGCTCTACAGTTTATTTCCAGAGAATTGTCTTAAAATGAAGATAAGTTGTGAAAAAACTACATTGAATCTTGGTTAGATCTTCCTTTGAGTGCTTTGCCATGATTCTAATCTCCATGAAGATACTAGCAGAACTGCCAGGTTATTGCTTCCAGCAAAGGACAAATGAACAGGTTGTCTTCTTTTGAAAAGAGAAGGTTAAGAGTGAATGATGAAATAAGAGTAGGGAGGATATTCTTCAGATTTGGGGGGAGCAAAAATGATCAATAAAGAATGTTCAATAAGATATAAAATGGGGAATTCAGAAGTAACTTTACCAATGGAGCaatcagaatgaaggagatgtgaaGATTGGGTGTAATTGATGAGTAatgaagattagctttgtttgtcacttACATATCGGTGGAATTTGTTGctccagacagctgtggaggtcaaatcattgggtatatttaaagcagaggttgatagattcttgattagtcatgaagggatatgaggagaaggcaggagattggactgagagggaaaatggatcgactgtgatgaaatgatggagcgaacttgatgggccaaatggcctaattctgctcctatgtgttatggtcttatggaaacataaGGGACATGTGTAATTTGGATCAGCGACCAACGCAATCTAACATGTGCTGGGTAtggtggtggaaattgaaccacAGCGGCTGTCACTGCAAAGCGTTACGCTAGCTGctgcactaccatgctgcccttacCATGGAAGCGTGAATGGAAGATCGTGGGGAGAGTagggtgctttcaggcttttgtattttctgcccagtTGCATGGAGGAGAGGAAAGAATATCTGGGGTGGGAGGGCCCTATCATCCATTCCAGATACTAACAACTTTGCTGAAGAGAGCTTTTTCCTCATTTTTTGCCCGTGTCTTTAAATTTTACATCTCCAACAATTCCATGGATAATGACAGTAGGGTGGCGGTGGGGTGATGGTTGGGGGTGATATGTCTTTACCAAAGGAACTGAGCAGGCTGATGATGTAGTGGCATTCACACCGGACTTCAAGGCGAGTgatcccaggttcaaatccggccagctccttgccCACTTTCCACCCATGCTGGGTGAGCGTTGGGCTAGCAACTGagcctcattttaaaaaaaagagacaaaGATGTTAatgaaatggcaaggttgccactGAATGCGTCATAAGGcacggagaggaacaacaaccACAACAATAAAGGAAGCGTGAGGTGCCCCTTGCCaccactagcctgcaggccacccttagGTAAGGTGTAGCACCGGCTTAGGTTCAACGATCAGGGCCCCATGAGGCCATGtggtggtggatggccgtatgagtagttggtgcatatcacaagtcctggttatgtggccTCTTACGCCAGGCCCACAAGCTCTGaatagtattgataatggctggggtcacccatcttgtaaagacactggccagaagaaggcaatgcaaactagttctgtagaaaaatttattaagaacaatcatggtaacAATCGTGGTTGACCATGATTGCCAAAGTCAAACGACAAGGCACATGATGATGAGTTACAGTAGTTCTCTCTGGATCTCTCATTACTTTCAACACTTCTGTCACAAATTCCAAGTTATTCAACGTTTTCCCCTAATATCCCTGGAGCCACTCTCCTAAACATTTTGCAGCCTCTCTGTGTCATTTGTATTCCCTTAGAAGAGGGGACAAGTGAAGGTTTTTAAATAAATACTTCACTTTATTTGCTCATGCCTCCATACAGGCATTCCTGAAAAACTTGACAGTCGTGAGTTACAGCCCTATTCACACAGCGACATATTGTAGTGGAAACTTAAGAAGATGTTGTGTACAGCACTTCAGAGTAGTGCTTTAGACTTGTCACTATCAGCGGTTTTAAAATGAATGGTTTACTTTAGATGCCATCAATATCACTTGCAACTACACTTCAGCCAATTATTCTCCATTTTTAGATCATAGaccatttattttccctcttaagcctattctcctgccttctccctgtatcctttgacgcctctactaatcgagaacctgtcaccctctgctttaagtatacccagtgacttggcctctgggtgtctgtggaaataaattccacaaagGCATGATACTCTGTCTAACAAaatacctcctcctcctctcccttctaaGGGACATTTTACTTTGGGGCTGTGCTTTCTGGTCCGAGCCTCTccaatattggaaacatcttctccatgtacactctgtccaggcctttcaatattttgtcgatttcaatgagatatctcccaccgctcccccccccccattcttctaaactccagtgagtaccagcccagagctatcaaattaACTCcttatgttaaccctttaatttctgAGATAGTtcatgtaaacctcctctgggacctctccaatgccagcacacccttcCTTATATATGGGGTcgaaaacagctcacaatacttcaaatatgATCTGACCAAAGCCTGATTAAAGCCTCagccattacatccttgccttttctCTCTGTATAGATAAAAACAGTGACAGAAAAAGACCAAGATATTGTAAAACTTTGCAAAGGACCTCCAGACGACAGGAAGAAACAGAATGGCTACAGAGTTTGATTTGACACCTCCAGAAGTACCTGAGCCCACATTCTTTGACAACATTCTGCGATACGGCCTGTTCCTAGGGGCAATTTTCCAAATCATCTGCATATTATCAATCTTGCTGCCTTCTAAATCACCAGAACCGGTAAGAATTGCCTCTAATTACATTTTTCTTCTGATCTCTGAATGTGGATAGGGGCAGCACCATTGTCTTCTGCTCCTAGTTGGGATTGTAAATCGAACTCCAACCAATGGTTTTGCATGAAGGTTACATAGCTTCAAGTATATTGTTTAACTCAAAACCAATATCCATATTGCTTTTGTTCCTTGTGCCTACCGATTTAACATTTGACAATCAAGAAGGTTGTCACAAAGGCACAAATCTGTGTGTGATGGAGCCCAAAATAATTTGCTGGAGAACTTAGTGGGTTGagaagcatctgtgggaggaaaggaatttttgacattttgggccaaaaccctgtAGGTTTGGACCGAAAATGTTGATTatacctttcctcccacagatgctgcttgatccggTGAGTACCTCCAGTCAGGTTGCTCGTTGAAGTAGATTGTCATTGTAAGCAGATGACTAAGGCAAGGGGAGGGTGCAAATTTTCCTTAAGGATGAGAAACTACTAGGGCTATGTCAGATATTCACGATCATGATCTATTTTCCTGGAAATACCAGATGAATTCCCAGCTGCAAACGAGATTTTCATTGAGAATCCACTGCTACTGTGGGACGGTGTTGAGCTGCACTACTGTCCTGAGTAAGCAGGGCAGAAATTCTTTATTGGCTGAGGTTCATAACTTGCCCAAAGTGAGCCACGAAACccaagtaaaacacacaaaatgatggaggaactcagcaagtcaggcatcatcAGTGGATGTTCTGGCTTCCTCTCCCCTTCCTtgccagtccagatgaaggatcttggcccaaaatgttgactgtttattcctctccaaagatggagaggaacttcctttagcattttgtatttgttgctttgggtttccaccatctgcagaatctcttgtgtttgagacAACCTGGGTGTTGGGGAGATGGAGTTTTCTGCCTTGTTCTTCCTTCAGCAGCAATGGACGGGGGATTTAACCCTCTCACTGGGCTCGTGTACAAACTTGGCTCATTAgttaactctgctaacagccacgtgactcatcggtgagaaggccacctttcatataTGTCTAGGGTCAGCATGATTCAGGGTTCAACCAAACGGGAAAGTTGGGATGTTCCGATTCAAGAACATTGATTGTAGAGAATGCTGTGTAAGTACTGCCATGTGTAAAGTTAATAATTGCCAgaaaaataacagatcgtacatcAGCATAAAAGTACAAAGGAAATACGTTAACCAAATTTTCAACTTTAATAAACAAttacagaaaaaagaaaaaaaaataaaagggctcTTTACAGTTAAGCCAGTCCAGTGTGCAAATaaatgttggagctcatttctggagtagtCGGGTGTGTCGCTGTACTGACAAGTTGAACCCaagttagaaaccatagaaaaactacagcacagaaacaggccttttggcccttcttggccgtgccaaaccattttctgcctagtcccactgacctgcacacggaccatatccctccatacacctcccatccatgtatctgtccaatttattcttaaatgttaaaaaagaacctgcatttaccacctcgtctggcagctcattccacactcccaccaccctctgtgtgaagaagccccctccacaatgttccctttaaacttttcccccttcacccttgacccatgtcctctggtttttttctccccttgcctcagtggaaaatgttCTGCATGAAAGACACCAGTCACGAGTAGAACTTCCCTTCTTGAAATCCTTTGTCTTGCAAAGCACTCCTTGTTTAAGGGGCTCCTCTTCAGATGGGATCCTCCAGCTATCTTCCCTGGTGCTCTTCTCCCTGCACCTCCCACCAAAAAAatcaaaccagactactgtcctccAGAAATCTGAGTTACAACACGTGCCCAGacaatcctgactggctgacacaacattctaAATTTGGACAACATTGCTCCTTATCTTTACTGAAGCCAAAATACTCTTACCAGCAGAAAGAGTATTGCTTTTGCAGAAAATTGCTAAAATAAAAAAAGCCTCACAGCattgcagtagaaatcttaactggGGAATTAcaatgagaatggggaatctcCTGCTcaaatcctggacttatttttcaGGCAATAATGGGGACAGGGGAACTTGGTTGATCTTTGGGTGTAGGGGCATTTCActttttctttgatttttaacTTCAGGATCACCTGCTATTGAGTAATAAAAAGAGAAGTGCTCTCTTTGTGTCACCTAATGATGAGGGAGAGTCTCAGTGGTCTGTTTTTATGTTTAGTGTTCAATCATATACCAGTGGTCAGTGGCCTAGGATGGGTGGTTGTGCCTGAATTGTTCATTGAAAGCAAAATGGGATGATTAAATTTTATTCCATTTCCTGCTTCagtgagacagaatgcagagaaaTAAAGCAATGGGGACACCTTCTGAATTAGTGTTTCCGTAGGAATCTGGCAATTCAAGGATTCTTGAGTCATGGACTTCCTCATCTGAACTATTCAAACATTCCAGCTATTTCCTTGGAAATTGGCTCATACTAATCAGAAGTTTGATTTTCAGCTTATTGAAGAAGATTTTAAGTTCCTTATgcttggcaggatgcaaagaATTTGAGTTTCTAGTCAGTTAGGCACTTTtgagaccacacttgcagtattgtgtgcagttttgggctccttattttagaaaggatatactgacattggagagggttcagagaaggttcacaagaattattccagcaatgaaagagttaccatatgaggaatgtctggcagctcttgggctgtattccctgaagttcaggagaatgaggggggatctcatagaaacattccgaatgttaaaaggcctgaacagattagatatggcaatgttatttcccatggtaggggagtctaggacaaaaggacacaacttcagggttgaaggacgtccttttagaactgagatgcggagaaaagactttagtcagggggtgggaaatctgtggaatttgttgccacgagcggctgtggaggctaagtcattgggtgtatttaaggcagagatagataggttcttgattagccagggcatcaaagggtatcgggtgaaagcaggggagtggggatgactagaagaattggatcagcccatgattgaatggcggagcagactcgatgggccaaatgtcctacttctgctcctatatcttatgacctTACGGTCTTAAGAAAAGTTGAAGATAGAAGTTAATTATTACATTTTGCAGGCAGccaacttcagattttaaagcATTGCACATAAATATAAAGGATCTGCATAGTCATTGAAGCTTTCAATTAGTAAATTGAAATT encodes the following:
- the manbal gene encoding protein MANBAL, with amino-acid sequence MATEFDLTPPEVPEPTFFDNILRYGLFLGAIFQIICILSILLPSKSPEPEWEQSELKPSDNNKKQKLTTPSSGKKAKKESKKKR